The following coding sequences lie in one Amycolatopsis cihanbeyliensis genomic window:
- a CDS encoding hydrolase: MTIWICTGCGLEHPDSPEPPPVDGCVLDRGEVGVEERGDLGPHGRGWTTHAELAAQPHETLRRDHGRGVYSLRREPRFAIGHWSFLVRTAHGNLLWDPPAYLDEEVLGLVRELGGVDVIAVSHPHMFAAQVSWSHAFGRVPVLVNADDQEWVPRADPVVEYWKDHAEPLPGVELIQLGGHMPGSSVARTSDGTLLVGDTISGVPVHPAWVSFTRNYPKLVPLSPAVVRRIVRRLDAYEYDRLYTLGGDTIDSQAKAVVHRSADSHIRWAGGEFDRLT; encoded by the coding sequence ATGACGATATGGATCTGTACCGGATGCGGGCTGGAACACCCGGACTCACCCGAGCCGCCGCCGGTCGACGGCTGTGTACTCGACCGCGGCGAGGTCGGCGTCGAGGAGCGTGGCGATCTGGGACCGCATGGCAGAGGGTGGACGACGCACGCGGAGCTGGCCGCGCAGCCGCACGAAACGTTGCGCAGGGACCACGGTCGTGGTGTGTACAGCCTGCGCAGGGAACCGAGGTTCGCCATCGGCCACTGGTCGTTCCTGGTGCGGACCGCGCACGGCAACCTGCTCTGGGATCCGCCCGCCTATCTCGACGAGGAGGTCCTGGGCCTGGTGCGCGAGCTCGGCGGGGTGGATGTGATCGCGGTGAGCCACCCGCACATGTTCGCCGCGCAGGTGAGCTGGAGCCACGCCTTCGGACGCGTTCCCGTGTTGGTGAACGCCGACGACCAGGAGTGGGTGCCGCGCGCCGATCCCGTCGTCGAATACTGGAAGGACCACGCCGAGCCGTTACCCGGCGTCGAGCTCATCCAACTCGGTGGGCACATGCCGGGCAGTTCGGTCGCCCGCACGAGCGACGGCACCCTGTTGGTCGGCGACACGATCAGCGGGGTTCCCGTGCACCCGGCCTGGGTGTCATTCACCCGCAACTACCCGAAGCTGGTGCCGCTCTCGCCCGCGGTGGTGCGCCGGATCGTGCGGCGGCTGGACGCCTACGAGTACGACCGGCTCTACACGCTGGGCGGCGACACCATCGACAGCCAGGCCAAAGCGGTCGTGCACCGCTCCGCGGACAGCCACATCCGTTGGGCCGGCGGGGAGTTCGACCGGCTGACCTGA